The Parasteatoda tepidariorum isolate YZ-2023 chromosome X2, CAS_Ptep_4.0, whole genome shotgun sequence genome includes a region encoding these proteins:
- the LOC107442097 gene encoding GATA-type zinc finger protein 1 isoform X2 → MNFSVFFSNKNKQLSSSRLLNMALNSSYGTYSFINQSSSSTFDTKESGYFSETFCSSPGSSSLDLERSGELFISESSNIVGCRKRKNFIPQRSSDLSDPTFRGVTIRMDNKLVDGEWKLIIKPTFSLPRPKRVFKPYPDSSEEEDISNNYTSSNEEKHCASCSVKKTPLWRDAEDGTPLCNACGIRYKKYKMRCASCWHIPKKDEFHPRCRSCGSSYVPPEFISKR, encoded by the exons atgaatttttctgttttcttttcaaacaaaaataaacaactgtCATCGTCTCGATTGTTAAACATGGCTCTGAATTCTAGCTATGGAACTTATAGCTTCATTAATCA ATCTAGCTCTTCAACTTTTGATACCAAAGAGAGTGGCTATTTCTCGGAGACATTTTGTTCTTCTCCAGGCTCTAGTTCTTTGGATTTGGAGAGATCAGGAGAATTGTTCATTTCAGAAAGTTCGAATATTGTTGGATGTagaaaaaggaagaattttATACCTCAGAGATCCTCAGATTTAAGTGATCCAACATTTCGAGGTGTGACCATCAGGATGGATAACAAGTTGGTGGATGGAGAATGGAAGTTAATTATTAAACCAACTTTCAG TCTACCAAGaccaaaaagagtttttaagcCATACCCGGATAGCTCTGAAGAGGAAGATATAAGTAACAACTACACTTCTAGCAATgaag AGAAACATTGTGCTTCATGCAGTGTCAAAAAAACACCTCTTTGGAGAGATGCTGAAGATGGAACGCCATTGTGCAATGCATGCGGTATAAG atacaaaaagtataaaatgagATGTGCTTCATGCTGGCATATACCGAAGAAAGATGAGTTTCACCCCAGGTGTCGATCATGTGGTTCATCCTATGTTCCACCCGAATTCATATCTAAGAGATGA
- the LOC107442097 gene encoding GATA-type zinc finger protein 1 isoform X1 has translation MNFSVFFSNKNKQLSSSRLLNMALNSSYGTYSFINQSSSSTFDTKESGYFSETFCSSPGSSSLDLERSGELFISESSNIVGCRKRKNFIPQRSSDLSDPTFRGVTIRMDNKLVDGEWKLIIKPTFSLPRPKRVFKPYPDSSEEEDISNNYTSSNEEHLWLANKQSGNFTEKHCASCSVKKTPLWRDAEDGTPLCNACGIRYKKYKMRCASCWHIPKKDEFHPRCRSCGSSYVPPEFISKR, from the exons atgaatttttctgttttcttttcaaacaaaaataaacaactgtCATCGTCTCGATTGTTAAACATGGCTCTGAATTCTAGCTATGGAACTTATAGCTTCATTAATCA ATCTAGCTCTTCAACTTTTGATACCAAAGAGAGTGGCTATTTCTCGGAGACATTTTGTTCTTCTCCAGGCTCTAGTTCTTTGGATTTGGAGAGATCAGGAGAATTGTTCATTTCAGAAAGTTCGAATATTGTTGGATGTagaaaaaggaagaattttATACCTCAGAGATCCTCAGATTTAAGTGATCCAACATTTCGAGGTGTGACCATCAGGATGGATAACAAGTTGGTGGATGGAGAATGGAAGTTAATTATTAAACCAACTTTCAG TCTACCAAGaccaaaaagagtttttaagcCATACCCGGATAGCTCTGAAGAGGAAGATATAAGTAACAACTACACTTCTAGCAATgaag agCATTTGTGGCTCGCGAATAAACAATCTGGAAATTTTACAGAGAAACATTGTGCTTCATGCAGTGTCAAAAAAACACCTCTTTGGAGAGATGCTGAAGATGGAACGCCATTGTGCAATGCATGCGGTATAAG atacaaaaagtataaaatgagATGTGCTTCATGCTGGCATATACCGAAGAAAGATGAGTTTCACCCCAGGTGTCGATCATGTGGTTCATCCTATGTTCCACCCGAATTCATATCTAAGAGATGA
- the LOC139427276 gene encoding uncharacterized protein: MCEKDICRPSKSPWSSPLHVVIKNSNLRPVGDYRLLNSKTAPDRYAIPYLHDFAHALYGKSKFSKLDIVRAYYHIPVNEADIPKTAIATPFGLFEFPFLNFGLCNAAQAFQRFMDEIFRDLPFCYWYAFRQKWDKYSPLQHRHLDFTSQFSTDIRFIKGAENISADMLSGVETIRTPTAVDYDEIADSQLDGPELKLILIASSYHFQYFSQIVTPWNSSYIKTDPFQICVAFHHKDCVKWTRECLACQRSKINRQAGSRVKSIPIPSKRFDHVRLDLIGPLPQSQGFQYCLTCSDRYTCWPEVILVTDMPATTIASAFFTGWIVRFGTPTYITTDRGTNFESSLFLSLTKLLGIERCRTKSFTLKAMA, translated from the exons ATGTGCGAAAAAGATATATGTCGTCCTTCAAAAAGTCCCTGGTCTTCTCCGTTACAcgttgttattaaaaattcgaatttaagACCAGTTGGAGATTATCGACTCTTAAATTCAAAAACCGCCCCAGATAGATATGCCATTCCCTATTTGCATGATTTTGCACATGCTCTCTAcggaaaatcaaaattttcaaaattagatatcGTCCGAGCATACTATCATATCCCAGTTAATGAAGCTGATATTCCTAAAACCGCGATAGCCACCCCTTTCGGCTTATTCGAGTTTCCTTTTCTGAATTTCGGACTTTGTAATGCTGCCCAGGCATTTCAACGTTTTATGGATGAAATATTTCGAGATCTACCTTTCTGCTATTG GTATGCCTTCCGACAGAAATGGGACAAATATTCGCCACTTCAACACCGTCACCTTGATTTCACCAGTCAGTTCAGCACCGACATCCGTTTTATTAAAGGCGCAGAAAATATATCTGCTGATATGTTATCTGGAGTTGAAACAATTCGTACTCCTACTGCAGTGGACTATGACGAAATAGCCGATTCGCAACTTGATGGTCCtgaactgaaattaattttga TCGCATCTTCGTatcattttcaatacttttcaCAAATTGTCACACCCTGGAACTCAAGCTACATCAAAACTGATCCGTTCCAAATTTGTGTGGCCTTCCATCACAAAGACTGTGTGAAGTGGACTCGAGAGTGTCTTGCCTGTCAGCGATCTAAAATTAACAGACAAGCTGGAAGTCGGGTTAAGTCAATACCCATTCCTTCAAAAAGATTCGATCATGTACGCTTGGATCTCATCGGACCGCTTCCGCAATCTCAAGGATTTCAATATTGTCTCACGTGCAGTGACCGTTATACATGTTGGCCAGAAGTTATCCTGGTAACAGACATGCCAGCAACCACAATAGCATCAGCGTTTTTCACCGGCTGGATTGTCCGTTTTGGCACACCAACCTACATCACGACTGATAGAGgaacaaattttgaatcctCATTGTTCCTCAGCCTGACGAAATTGCTTGGAATTGAACGTTGCCGAACAAAAAGTTTCACCCTCAAAGCAATGGCCtga